Proteins co-encoded in one Bacillus paramycoides genomic window:
- the rplI gene encoding 50S ribosomal protein L9 — MKVIFLKDVKGKGKKGEVKNVPDGYANNFLLKQGLAAEATNSSMKTLEAQKRKEEKDAAADLENAKQLKETLEKLTVELKAKSGEGGRLFGSITSKQIVDAMQKSHKIKLDKRKFEMDDAIRALGYTNVTVKLHPQVTATVKVHVSEQ; from the coding sequence ATGAAAGTAATTTTTCTAAAAGACGTAAAAGGTAAAGGGAAAAAAGGAGAAGTAAAAAACGTACCAGATGGTTATGCAAATAACTTCTTACTAAAACAAGGATTAGCTGCTGAAGCGACAAATAGCAGTATGAAAACTTTAGAAGCTCAAAAGCGCAAAGAAGAAAAAGATGCAGCAGCAGATCTTGAAAATGCAAAACAATTAAAAGAAACGTTAGAGAAACTAACTGTAGAATTAAAGGCTAAATCTGGAGAAGGTGGACGTCTATTCGGTTCAATCACAAGTAAACAAATCGTAGATGCAATGCAAAAATCACACAAAATTAAACTTGATAAGCGTAAATTTGAAATGGATGATGCAATTCGTGCATTAGGCTATACAAACGTTACTGTGAAATTGCATCCGCAAGTAACAGCAACAGTAAAAGTTCAT
- a CDS encoding DHH family phosphoesterase produces the protein MPEFYKKQWFLYPVYVLAFFVFVLISILCYFHLIMGIVSFFIFCIVLFLVVRFELTFQKNFEKHTTDMITRVKKVSNEAFNQMPIGILLYNKDYGIDWANPYLSSCLGQHALAGWHLYDVSETLLLFIKGETSDDIVSLNNRKFRVFVRKEEKLIYFFDVTEQTEIEKMYEDQRTVLAVIYLDNYDEVTQGLDDQLRTNITSLVTSRLNEWAVKYGAYLKRASSERFFVVLNESILAQMEKGKFSILDQVREETSKRNIPLTLSVGVGSGDLPLSELGAMAQSGLDLALGRGGDQVAIKQATGKVKFYGGKTNPVEKRTRVRARVISHALKDLVLESSNVIIMGHRAPDMDAIGAAIGILKVAQLNERKGYIVLDENDSDKGIKRLMDKVKQNEELWSHFITPEQAMEFANDDSLLVVVDTHKPSMVMEEKLLRKIENVVVIDHHRRGEDFIEDPLLVYMEPYASSTAELVTELLEYQPKNLKMTMLEATALLAGIIVDTKSFTFRTGARTFDAASYLRSHGADTVLVQELLKEDMDQYLRVAKAIKNAYIYTNGIAIAKVDSDDYYDQVLIAQSADTLLTMTGITASFVIAKRGENFIGISGRSLGEVNVQLIMENLGGGGHLTNAATQMKNVTVDEAEEKLRFVIDDYLQGGTQS, from the coding sequence ATGCCTGAATTTTATAAGAAACAGTGGTTTTTATATCCTGTTTACGTATTGGCATTTTTTGTGTTTGTGCTCATTTCAATCCTCTGTTATTTTCACTTGATAATGGGGATCGTCTCCTTCTTTATTTTTTGTATCGTCCTTTTTCTTGTTGTACGATTTGAACTAACCTTTCAAAAGAATTTCGAGAAACATACGACAGATATGATTACAAGGGTAAAGAAAGTGAGTAATGAAGCATTTAACCAGATGCCAATTGGTATTTTGTTATACAATAAGGATTATGGGATTGATTGGGCGAATCCTTATTTATCTTCGTGTCTCGGGCAGCATGCATTAGCTGGATGGCACCTTTATGATGTATCAGAAACGTTACTTCTTTTTATTAAGGGAGAAACTTCCGATGATATAGTCTCTTTAAATAATCGAAAGTTTCGTGTCTTTGTAAGGAAAGAAGAAAAGTTAATTTATTTCTTTGATGTAACGGAACAAACAGAGATTGAAAAGATGTACGAGGATCAACGTACTGTTTTGGCTGTCATTTATTTAGATAATTATGATGAAGTTACACAAGGATTAGATGATCAATTACGTACGAATATAACAAGTCTTGTAACATCAAGACTAAATGAATGGGCCGTTAAGTATGGGGCATATTTAAAACGTGCATCTTCAGAAAGATTCTTCGTTGTGTTAAATGAAAGTATTTTAGCACAGATGGAGAAAGGGAAATTTAGCATTTTAGATCAAGTGCGTGAAGAAACATCTAAAAGGAATATACCACTCACCTTAAGTGTAGGTGTCGGTTCAGGTGATTTACCTTTATCAGAACTTGGGGCAATGGCTCAGTCCGGCTTAGACCTTGCACTTGGCCGCGGTGGAGATCAAGTAGCTATTAAGCAAGCAACAGGTAAAGTTAAGTTTTATGGTGGTAAGACAAATCCGGTAGAAAAACGTACTCGTGTACGTGCTAGAGTTATTTCGCACGCATTAAAAGATTTAGTATTAGAAAGTAGTAACGTCATTATAATGGGGCATAGGGCTCCTGATATGGACGCAATTGGTGCTGCGATTGGTATTTTAAAGGTAGCGCAATTAAATGAGCGCAAAGGATATATTGTGCTAGATGAAAATGATTCTGATAAGGGAATTAAGCGTTTAATGGATAAAGTGAAACAAAACGAAGAGTTATGGTCTCACTTTATTACACCAGAACAAGCGATGGAATTTGCAAATGATGATTCATTACTTGTTGTTGTTGATACGCATAAACCTTCAATGGTGATGGAAGAAAAGCTGTTACGCAAGATTGAAAATGTAGTTGTTATTGACCATCATCGCCGAGGAGAAGATTTTATTGAAGATCCATTGCTTGTTTACATGGAGCCTTACGCTTCTTCTACGGCAGAGCTTGTTACCGAATTGCTTGAATACCAACCGAAAAATTTAAAAATGACAATGCTAGAAGCAACGGCATTGTTAGCAGGTATTATTGTTGATACGAAAAGCTTTACATTCCGTACGGGTGCTCGTACGTTTGATGCCGCTTCTTATTTACGCTCTCATGGTGCAGATACCGTACTTGTACAAGAGCTTTTAAAAGAAGATATGGATCAGTATTTACGGGTTGCAAAAGCTATTAAAAATGCGTACATTTATACAAATGGAATTGCGATTGCAAAAGTTGATAGTGATGATTACTACGATCAAGTGCTTATTGCGCAATCAGCGGACACATTATTAACAATGACAGGAATTACTGCATCATTTGTTATTGCAAAACGTGGCGAGAATTTCATTGGAATTAGCGGCAGGTCTTTAGGTGAAGTGAATGTGCAGCTAATTATGGAAAACTTAGGTGGTGGGGGGCATTTAACGAATGCAGCCACACAAATGAAAAATGTTACAGTAGATGAAGCTGAGGAGAAGCTTCGATTTGTTATTGATGACTATTTACAGGGAGGCACACAATCATGA
- a CDS encoding YybS family protein gives MKNTKFITGGAALLAIYAMLLLISMYVPILGTVVTFALPLPFILLTIRYKISNAFVIFTAALFITIIVSQPMNLVKTTMFGLIGIVLGHMYKKQKKPVEILMAGTLAYLIGIMLIYVASIKFFNIDLMKQMQNMFNESMAQSEKIVTAAGMPISKEQKELFAQFNDVLQTLFPSLLVMVSVCFSWITVMISGSVLRKLKHDVIHWPKFKDIQLPKSIVWYYVIFILLSTFIKVEPTSYLHMVFSNLYVIFALLLVLQGLTFIAFLAHSKGFTKGVPIISFIACMFIPMLFPLVTILGIIDLGISLRSKIGG, from the coding sequence ATGAAAAATACGAAATTTATTACTGGGGGTGCAGCGTTGTTAGCGATATATGCAATGTTATTGCTTATATCTATGTATGTTCCGATTTTAGGTACAGTCGTAACGTTTGCATTGCCGTTGCCATTTATATTGCTAACGATAAGATATAAAATATCTAATGCCTTTGTAATTTTTACGGCAGCGCTTTTTATTACTATTATTGTCAGTCAACCGATGAACCTAGTAAAGACAACTATGTTTGGATTAATAGGTATCGTTTTAGGACATATGTATAAAAAACAAAAGAAGCCAGTAGAAATTTTGATGGCGGGGACGCTTGCTTACTTAATTGGTATTATGCTCATTTATGTTGCGAGTATAAAGTTTTTTAACATAGATTTAATGAAGCAAATGCAAAATATGTTTAATGAAAGTATGGCGCAAAGCGAAAAGATAGTTACTGCTGCGGGCATGCCTATTAGTAAAGAGCAAAAAGAGTTATTTGCACAATTTAATGATGTGTTACAAACGTTATTCCCAAGTTTACTTGTCATGGTATCGGTATGTTTCTCTTGGATTACAGTTATGATATCCGGTAGTGTTTTAAGAAAGTTAAAACATGACGTTATACATTGGCCTAAGTTTAAAGATATACAATTACCAAAGAGTATTGTTTGGTATTACGTTATATTTATTTTGCTATCAACTTTTATAAAAGTAGAACCGACATCATATTTACATATGGTATTTTCTAACCTATATGTCATATTTGCGTTACTACTAGTACTGCAAGGTCTGACATTTATCGCTTTTCTAGCGCATAGTAAAGGTTTTACGAAAGGGGTTCCTATTATTAGTTTTATCGCTTGCATGTTTATCCCGATGCTGTTTCCTCTTGTGACAATCTTAGGTATAATTGATTTAGGGATTTCATTGCGTTCTAAAATAGGAGGATAA
- the rpsR gene encoding 30S ribosomal protein S18 encodes MAGRKGGRAKRRKVCFFTANGITRIDYKDVDLLKRFVSERGKILPRRVTGTSAKYQRKLTVAIKRARQMALLPYVGE; translated from the coding sequence ATGGCAGGACGCAAAGGTGGACGTGCGAAACGTCGTAAGGTGTGTTTCTTCACAGCTAACGGCATCACTCGCATCGATTATAAAGATGTTGATTTATTAAAACGTTTCGTTTCTGAGCGTGGTAAAATTTTACCTCGTCGTGTAACAGGAACAAGCGCAAAATACCAACGCAAACTTACAGTTGCAATTAAACGTGCTCGTCAAATGGCACTTTTACCATATGTTGGTGAATAA
- the ssb gene encoding single-stranded DNA-binding protein — translation MMNRVILVGRLTKDPDLRYTPNGVAVATFTLAVNRAFANQQGEREADFINCVIWRKQAENVANYLKKGSLAGVDGRLQTRNYEGQDGKRVYVTEVLAESVQFLEPRNGGGEQRGSFNQQPSGAGFGNQSSNPFGQSSNSGNQGNQGNSGFTKNDDPFSNVGQPIDISDDDLPF, via the coding sequence TTGATGAATCGTGTTATCCTCGTTGGTCGTTTAACTAAGGACCCTGACTTACGTTACACGCCCAATGGTGTTGCAGTAGCTACTTTTACGTTAGCTGTGAATCGCGCATTTGCGAATCAACAAGGTGAGCGTGAAGCTGACTTTATTAATTGTGTAATATGGCGTAAACAAGCAGAAAACGTAGCAAATTATTTGAAAAAAGGTAGCTTAGCAGGCGTAGATGGGCGTCTTCAAACTCGTAATTACGAGGGACAAGATGGTAAACGTGTATATGTAACAGAAGTTCTTGCGGAAAGCGTACAATTTTTAGAGCCGCGTAATGGCGGTGGGGAGCAACGTGGTTCATTTAATCAGCAACCATCAGGAGCTGGTTTCGGTAACCAAAGCTCTAACCCATTTGGTCAATCTAGTAATTCAGGCAACCAAGGTAACCAAGGAAACTCTGGATTTACGAAGAATGACGATCCATTTTCAAATGTAGGTCAACCGATCGACATTTCTGACGACGATTTACCGTTCTAA
- the rpsF gene encoding 30S ribosomal protein S6, which translates to MRKYEIMYIIRPGVEEEAQKALVERFAGVLTNNGAEIINTKEWGKRRLAYEINDLREGFYMILNVKSNAEAINEFDRLAKINEDILRHIVVKEEEK; encoded by the coding sequence ATGAGAAAGTACGAAATTATGTACATCATTCGTCCTGGCGTTGAAGAAGAAGCTCAAAAAGCTTTAGTTGAACGTTTTGCAGGTGTTTTAACAAACAATGGTGCAGAAATCATTAACACGAAAGAGTGGGGTAAGCGTCGTTTAGCTTACGAAATCAACGACTTACGTGAAGGTTTCTACATGATCTTAAACGTGAAATCTAACGCAGAAGCGATTAACGAATTCGACCGTTTAGCTAAGATCAACGAAGACATCCTTCGTCATATCGTTGTTAAAGAAGAAGAAAAATAA
- the ychF gene encoding redox-regulated ATPase YchF, with protein MGLTAGIVGLPNVGKSTLFNAITQAGAESANYPFCTIDPNVGIVEVPDERLNKLTELVEPKKTVPTVFEFTDIAGIVKGASKGEGLGNKFLSHIRQVDAICQVVRCFEDENITHVSGKVDPIDDIETINLELILADLESVDKRIERVVKLARQKDKEAVYEHEILVRLKEAFEEGKPARTVEFTEEQMKIVKGLHLLTTKEMLYVANVSEDDVIDPSENKYVQMVKEFAANENSQVIVVCAKIESEIAELDEEEKKVFLEELGIEESGLDQLIRAAYDLLGLATYFTAGVQEVRAWTFKQGMKAPQCAGVIHTDFERGFIRAETVSYEDLMTNGSMTAAKEAGKVRLEGKEYIVKDGDVMHFRFNV; from the coding sequence ATGGGATTAACGGCTGGGATTGTTGGATTACCTAACGTAGGGAAGTCCACTTTATTTAATGCAATTACACAAGCAGGAGCAGAATCTGCAAACTATCCATTCTGTACAATTGATCCAAACGTAGGAATTGTAGAAGTACCAGATGAGCGTTTAAATAAATTAACGGAATTAGTAGAACCGAAAAAAACTGTTCCGACTGTATTTGAGTTTACTGATATTGCAGGTATCGTAAAAGGTGCTAGTAAAGGTGAAGGTTTAGGAAATAAATTCTTATCTCACATTCGCCAAGTAGATGCAATTTGCCAAGTTGTTCGTTGTTTTGAAGACGAAAATATTACGCACGTTTCAGGGAAAGTAGATCCAATTGATGATATTGAAACAATCAACTTAGAGCTAATCTTAGCAGATTTAGAATCTGTTGATAAACGTATCGAACGTGTTGTGAAATTAGCAAGACAAAAAGATAAAGAAGCAGTATATGAGCATGAAATTTTAGTTCGTTTAAAAGAAGCTTTTGAAGAGGGAAAACCAGCTCGTACTGTTGAATTTACAGAAGAGCAAATGAAGATTGTTAAAGGCCTTCATTTACTGACAACGAAAGAAATGTTATATGTAGCAAACGTAAGCGAGGACGATGTAATCGATCCTTCTGAAAACAAATATGTACAAATGGTAAAAGAATTTGCTGCGAATGAAAATTCTCAAGTAATCGTTGTATGTGCAAAAATCGAATCAGAAATCGCCGAGCTAGACGAGGAAGAGAAAAAAGTATTCCTTGAAGAACTAGGTATTGAAGAATCTGGTTTAGATCAATTAATTCGTGCTGCATATGATTTATTAGGACTTGCTACTTACTTCACAGCTGGTGTGCAAGAAGTACGTGCATGGACGTTCAAACAAGGTATGAAAGCACCACAATGTGCTGGCGTAATTCACACAGACTTCGAGCGTGGATTTATTCGTGCGGAAACAGTATCTTACGAGGACTTAATGACAAACGGTTCTATGACAGCTGCAAAAGAAGCTGGTAAGGTTCGTTTAGAAGGAAAAGAGTATATCGTAAAAGACGGAGACGTTATGCATTTCCGTTTCAACGTTTAA
- a CDS encoding DUF951 domain-containing protein, with the protein MEQKQYNLYDVVEMKKAHPCGENRWKIIRMGMDIRIKCEGCDHSVMIPRREFDRKVKKILVKHEE; encoded by the coding sequence ATGGAGCAAAAGCAGTATAACTTGTATGATGTTGTGGAAATGAAGAAAGCCCACCCATGTGGTGAGAATCGTTGGAAGATTATTCGTATGGGAATGGATATCCGCATTAAGTGCGAGGGATGTGACCATTCAGTAATGATTCCTCGAAGAGAGTTCGATCGTAAGGTAAAAAAAATACTTGTGAAGCACGAAGAATAG
- a CDS encoding mechanosensitive ion channel family protein, protein MDLLTNWFNATKQYLLDADRWAHIGIAALKICIILTIGAIVVRIARAVVRNAFRMGSRSPIQISERRTVTVAKLLENIVAYVVMFIMLIAILGVFNINASGLLAGAGVIGLAVGFGAQSLVKDVITGLFILLEDQFSVGDYVRIGQFEGVVLEIGLRTTKVKSWTGEIHTLPNGSIIQVTNFSVSNSVAFVDVSISYEADIAKAEQVIEELLEELPAKYEKMVTTPQLLGVQTLAASEVILRVIAEVEPMQHAVIARALRKEIKNRLDLHGIEIPYPRMVLYNREELVSGKAI, encoded by the coding sequence ATGGATTTATTAACGAATTGGTTTAATGCTACGAAACAGTATTTATTAGATGCTGATCGTTGGGCTCATATTGGAATTGCGGCATTAAAAATATGTATCATTTTAACAATTGGTGCAATTGTAGTGCGAATTGCAAGAGCGGTTGTACGAAATGCGTTTCGTATGGGAAGTCGTTCTCCAATTCAAATTTCAGAACGTCGTACAGTTACAGTAGCGAAGTTACTTGAAAATATTGTGGCATACGTTGTTATGTTCATTATGTTAATTGCGATTTTAGGTGTGTTTAATATTAATGCATCAGGTTTATTAGCCGGTGCTGGGGTAATTGGTTTAGCAGTCGGATTTGGTGCTCAAAGTTTAGTAAAAGATGTTATTACAGGATTATTTATCTTGCTAGAAGATCAATTTTCAGTAGGTGACTATGTAAGAATTGGGCAGTTTGAAGGTGTCGTTTTAGAAATTGGACTTCGTACAACAAAAGTGAAAAGTTGGACAGGTGAAATTCATACTTTACCAAATGGAAGTATTATTCAAGTTACGAACTTCTCGGTAAGTAATAGTGTAGCGTTTGTGGATGTATCTATTTCATATGAGGCGGACATTGCAAAAGCAGAGCAAGTCATTGAAGAGTTATTAGAGGAATTACCTGCAAAGTATGAAAAAATGGTAACAACGCCTCAGTTGTTAGGTGTACAAACATTAGCTGCTTCAGAAGTTATACTACGTGTTATTGCTGAAGTAGAGCCAATGCAACATGCAGTTATTGCAAGGGCACTTCGTAAAGAAATTAAAAATCGTCTAGATTTACATGGTATTGAAATTCCATATCCACGTATGGTTTTATATAATCGTGAAGAATTAGTGAGTGGAAAAGCAATTTAG
- the yyaC gene encoding spore protease YyaC: MNIGSFRLPFFEKETQNVMHQDLEASETISNFLLSHIPIKNHIPIILVCIGTDRSTGDALGPLVGTKLEQVGITNFQVFGTLDEPVHALNLEEKIRNIQKDNPTSFIIAVDACLGKSQNIGSITTGMGPSKPGAAMNKKLPAVGDLHIHGIVNLNGFMEFFVLQNTRLSLVMKMADVIAQSIKETDQKLSVLKKANHL, translated from the coding sequence ATGAATATTGGAAGTTTTCGCTTACCTTTTTTCGAAAAAGAAACTCAAAACGTTATGCACCAAGATTTAGAAGCCTCCGAGACAATTAGTAACTTCTTACTTTCCCATATCCCTATTAAAAACCATATACCAATTATTCTCGTTTGTATCGGAACAGATCGTTCTACAGGCGATGCACTCGGGCCATTAGTCGGTACGAAACTAGAACAAGTAGGAATTACAAACTTCCAAGTGTTCGGCACACTAGATGAACCAGTACATGCGCTAAATTTAGAAGAAAAAATTCGGAATATACAGAAAGATAACCCTACTTCATTTATAATTGCGGTTGATGCCTGTTTAGGAAAATCTCAAAATATCGGTTCCATCACTACCGGAATGGGGCCTAGTAAACCCGGAGCTGCGATGAATAAGAAATTACCAGCAGTTGGTGACTTACATATTCATGGCATCGTAAATCTGAACGGTTTTATGGAGTTTTTCGTCCTGCAAAATACAAGATTAAGCTTAGTCATGAAAATGGCTGATGTAATTGCACAAAGCATAAAAGAAACAGACCAAAAATTATCTGTATTAAAAAAAGCAAACCATCTATAA
- the spo0J gene encoding stage 0 sporulation protein Spo0J, with protein sequence MAKGLGRGINVFFPDLDVKEEETIQEIAITELRPNPYQPRKHFNKEAIQELSASIKEHGILQPLIARKSIKGYEIVAGERRYRAAKEAGLEKVPAVVRQLNEQQMMEFALLENLQREDLNPMEEAMAYQMLMNELNVTQEQLAKRLGKSRPYIANYTRLLSLPSFVQDMIANGQLSMAHGRTLLTIKDEEQLKSLLKRIEKEGLNVRQLEKIVQEINQRVSRETKQVKKERNIFFVERETFLREKFGTEVKIKETKKEKGKIEIEFFNKEDLNRILELLAQQN encoded by the coding sequence GTGGCTAAAGGATTAGGAAGAGGAATCAATGTGTTTTTTCCTGATTTAGATGTGAAAGAAGAAGAGACAATTCAGGAGATTGCGATAACTGAATTAAGACCGAATCCATATCAACCACGTAAACACTTTAATAAAGAGGCGATTCAAGAATTATCGGCTTCTATTAAAGAGCATGGCATATTACAACCGTTAATTGCTAGAAAGAGTATTAAAGGATATGAAATTGTCGCAGGTGAAAGAAGGTATCGTGCTGCTAAAGAGGCTGGGCTCGAAAAGGTGCCTGCTGTTGTAAGACAATTAAATGAGCAGCAAATGATGGAGTTTGCATTGCTTGAAAACTTACAACGAGAAGATTTAAATCCAATGGAAGAAGCAATGGCATACCAAATGTTAATGAATGAGCTAAATGTAACGCAAGAACAATTAGCAAAACGTCTTGGCAAGAGCAGACCTTACATTGCAAACTATACGCGATTATTAAGCCTCCCTTCTTTTGTGCAAGATATGATTGCAAACGGTCAACTTTCAATGGCTCATGGGAGAACTTTACTTACGATAAAAGATGAAGAACAGTTGAAATCTTTACTAAAACGAATTGAAAAAGAAGGATTAAATGTTCGTCAATTAGAGAAAATTGTTCAGGAGATTAATCAACGCGTTTCACGTGAAACAAAACAAGTGAAAAAAGAGAGAAACATATTTTTCGTAGAACGCGAAACGTTCTTAAGAGAAAAGTTTGGCACAGAGGTAAAAATTAAAGAAACAAAAAAAGAAAAAGGTAAAATCGAAATTGAATTTTTCAATAAAGAAGATTTAAATCGTATTTTAGAATTATTAGCGCAGCAAAACTAA
- the soj gene encoding sporulation initiation inhibitor protein Soj, with amino-acid sequence MGKIIAIANQKGGVGKTTTSVNLGAGLAQVGKKVLLVDIDAQGNATTGVGIEKSELDQCIYNVLVEDADVQGVIRKTATENLDVLPATIQLAGAEIELVPTISREVRLQRALQPVRDEYDYIIIDCPPSLGLLTINALTAADSVIIPVQCEYYALEGLSQLLNTVRLVQKHLNKNLAIQGVLLTMLDARTNLGIQVIDEVKKYFRDKVYRSIIPRNVRLSEAPSHGKPIMQYDAKSRGAEVYIDLAEEVIAGG; translated from the coding sequence ATGGGAAAAATCATTGCTATTGCCAATCAAAAAGGTGGCGTTGGGAAAACAACAACATCTGTTAATTTAGGGGCTGGATTGGCACAAGTAGGTAAAAAGGTCCTTCTTGTAGATATTGATGCTCAAGGAAATGCAACGACTGGTGTGGGAATTGAAAAATCCGAATTAGATCAATGTATTTACAACGTTCTTGTGGAAGATGCAGATGTTCAAGGGGTTATACGGAAAACCGCAACTGAAAACTTAGATGTTCTACCCGCTACAATTCAATTAGCAGGTGCTGAAATTGAATTGGTACCGACTATTTCCCGGGAAGTACGTTTGCAAAGGGCATTACAGCCAGTTCGTGATGAATACGATTATATTATTATCGACTGTCCCCCATCCTTAGGGTTATTAACGATTAATGCATTAACAGCAGCAGATTCTGTTATTATTCCTGTTCAATGCGAATATTACGCATTAGAAGGGTTAAGTCAGCTATTAAATACAGTTCGACTTGTGCAAAAGCACTTAAATAAAAATCTAGCAATCCAAGGTGTATTGCTAACAATGTTGGATGCCCGTACAAATTTAGGGATTCAAGTTATAGATGAAGTGAAAAAATATTTTAGAGACAAAGTATACCGTTCAATTATCCCTCGTAATGTTCGTTTGAGTGAAGCACCAAGTCATGGGAAACCAATTATGCAGTATGACGCTAAATCAAGAGGGGCAGAAGTATATATAGATTTAGCAGAGGAAGTGATTGCAGGTGGCTAA
- the noc gene encoding nucleoid occlusion protein — protein sequence MKNTFSRLFGFGDKESEFELQDESHEEIDKKVYEEIQEIPIVNITPNRYQPRTVFDDARIEELALTIRTHGLIQPIVVRQYEDDKYEIIAGERRFRAATKLGWEKVPAIIKNLNDTETASVALIENLQREELTAIEEAVAYQKLIGLHNLTQEALAQRLGKGQSTIANKLRLLKLPEEIKSALLEKSITERHARALIPLKNEELQLKVLQEIVEKQLNVKQTEERIAKLLEEAKPKRKAKQKAVSRDTRIAMNTIRQSLQMVADSGLNVNSEEEEFDEYYQITIQIPKKK from the coding sequence ATGAAAAATACGTTTTCTCGTTTATTTGGCTTTGGAGATAAAGAGAGCGAATTCGAATTACAAGACGAAAGCCATGAAGAAATAGATAAAAAGGTATATGAAGAAATACAAGAAATTCCGATAGTAAATATTACCCCTAACCGTTATCAACCACGAACAGTTTTTGATGATGCGCGTATTGAAGAACTAGCATTAACGATTCGTACACACGGACTTATTCAGCCAATTGTTGTGAGGCAATATGAGGATGATAAGTACGAAATTATTGCTGGAGAAAGACGTTTCCGTGCGGCAACAAAGTTAGGTTGGGAAAAGGTTCCTGCAATTATAAAGAATTTAAATGATACAGAAACAGCATCTGTAGCTTTAATTGAAAACTTGCAACGTGAGGAACTAACAGCAATCGAGGAAGCTGTGGCATATCAAAAGCTAATTGGGTTACATAATTTAACACAAGAAGCATTGGCACAACGACTTGGAAAAGGACAATCCACAATCGCAAATAAGTTGCGATTGTTAAAGTTGCCGGAAGAAATAAAAAGTGCGTTATTAGAAAAAAGCATTACAGAACGCCATGCCCGCGCGCTCATTCCTTTAAAGAATGAGGAATTACAACTGAAAGTTTTACAGGAAATTGTGGAGAAACAACTGAATGTAAAGCAAACAGAGGAACGAATTGCAAAGTTATTAGAGGAAGCAAAACCGAAGCGTAAGGCAAAGCAAAAAGCAGTAAGTCGAGATACAAGAATTGCCATGAATACAATTAGGCAATCATTACAAATGGTTGCTGACAGTGGTTTGAATGTTAATTCTGAGGAAGAAGAATTTGATGAATACTATCAAATTACAATTCAAATCCCGAAGAAAAAATAA
- the rsmG gene encoding 16S rRNA (guanine(527)-N(7))-methyltransferase RsmG, protein MNIEQFQSMLEEKGITLSSRQLEQFEIYFETLVEWNEKMNLTAITEKEEVYLKHFFDSITAAFYYDFSKPFSICDVGAGAGFPSIPLKICFPHLKVTIVDSLQKRINFLNHLAQKLELSDVAFCHDRAETFGKKEGVRESYDIVMARAVARLSVLSELCLPLVKVGGTFIAMKGAAANEEIENGKYALEVLGGDLKEMSTFQLPFEESERNILLIEKKRKTPKKYPRKPGTPNKLPIEK, encoded by the coding sequence ATGAACATAGAACAATTTCAATCTATGCTAGAAGAGAAGGGTATTACCCTCTCTTCTAGACAGTTAGAGCAGTTCGAAATCTACTTCGAAACATTAGTAGAGTGGAATGAAAAAATGAACTTAACGGCTATTACGGAGAAAGAGGAAGTATATTTAAAACACTTTTTTGATTCCATTACAGCTGCTTTTTACTATGATTTTTCAAAACCATTCTCAATTTGTGATGTTGGTGCAGGAGCTGGATTCCCAAGTATTCCTTTAAAAATCTGTTTCCCGCACTTAAAGGTTACAATTGTAGACTCATTGCAAAAACGTATTAATTTCTTAAATCATTTAGCACAAAAGTTGGAATTAAGTGACGTTGCATTTTGTCACGATCGTGCTGAAACATTTGGTAAAAAAGAAGGTGTACGTGAATCGTACGATATTGTAATGGCACGTGCAGTTGCACGTCTTTCAGTATTAAGCGAGCTATGTTTACCACTTGTAAAAGTTGGGGGAACATTTATTGCAATGAAAGGTGCCGCAGCAAACGAAGAAATTGAAAATGGCAAGTATGCTTTAGAGGTGCTAGGCGGGGATTTAAAAGAAATGTCTACGTTCCAATTACCGTTTGAAGAAAGTGAACGTAATATTTTATTAATCGAGAAAAAACGCAAGACACCAAAGAAATATCCACGCAAACCGGGAACACCCAATAAATTACCTATTGAAAAATAA